The Devosia sp. MC521 genome has a segment encoding these proteins:
- a CDS encoding MFS transporter: MERHYGWVIVAAGAVITCLAMGAMFALPVYLQPMADETGWSRAGISGAMTVGFIVMGIAGFVWGTITDRIGARPVIVTAAVILGLGLFIASLTENLLVFQFAYGGLVGAAGGAFFAPLIATTLGWFDKNRSLAVSLVTLGAGVAPMTMTPLATILIEAIGWRQSMAVIGLTAVAVIIPLGFLIRSAPHVQLQPSSSDIAPAAKEPSRIGEIFRTPQFIILAGVFFLCCAAHSGPIFHTVSYAILCGATPLAAASIYSVEGLAGLGGRVLFGLMGDKLGVRRVIVGGLALQAIGIYCYIYVTELQHFYMLAVVLGLVYGGVMPLYSVLARDYFGPKVMGTVLGGITMTSSIGMAFGPVGGGYLYDTYGSYHWLYIASAAVGVGAALLALVFPPKSTNDDLATPQPA; encoded by the coding sequence ATGGAACGTCATTACGGTTGGGTCATCGTTGCGGCGGGGGCCGTAATTACCTGCCTCGCAATGGGTGCCATGTTCGCCCTGCCCGTATATCTCCAACCTATGGCAGACGAAACCGGCTGGTCTCGAGCGGGGATTTCCGGCGCCATGACTGTTGGCTTTATCGTCATGGGTATCGCTGGCTTTGTCTGGGGCACCATCACCGATCGCATTGGCGCTCGACCCGTTATCGTCACCGCTGCGGTCATTCTCGGACTAGGCCTCTTCATCGCCAGCCTCACAGAAAATCTACTCGTCTTTCAATTCGCTTACGGCGGACTTGTCGGCGCCGCAGGTGGCGCTTTCTTTGCGCCCTTGATCGCCACCACATTGGGCTGGTTCGACAAAAACCGCAGCCTTGCTGTGTCGCTCGTCACCCTGGGCGCAGGGGTCGCGCCCATGACCATGACGCCGCTCGCCACCATATTGATAGAAGCAATTGGCTGGCGGCAGTCGATGGCCGTCATCGGTCTGACCGCCGTGGCCGTCATCATTCCCTTAGGATTTCTCATCCGCAGCGCACCGCACGTGCAGTTGCAACCATCGAGCAGCGACATTGCTCCGGCTGCAAAAGAACCCAGCCGTATTGGCGAAATCTTCCGCACACCGCAGTTCATCATTCTCGCAGGCGTGTTCTTTCTCTGCTGCGCCGCTCATTCTGGCCCGATCTTTCACACGGTCAGCTACGCCATATTGTGCGGGGCGACGCCTTTAGCGGCGGCAAGCATCTATAGTGTTGAGGGCCTGGCCGGGCTCGGCGGGCGCGTTCTCTTTGGCCTTATGGGAGACAAGCTCGGCGTGCGTCGCGTTATCGTCGGCGGCCTAGCGCTACAAGCGATCGGCATCTATTGCTATATTTACGTCACCGAGCTGCAGCACTTCTACATGCTGGCCGTCGTTCTCGGCCTCGTCTACGGCGGCGTGATGCCGCTCTATTCCGTTCTGGCGCGCGACTATTTCGGCCCCAAAGTTATGGGCACCGTGCTAGGCGGCATAACCATGACCTCCTCTATAGGCATGGCTTTCGGCCCGGTCGGCGGCGGGTATCTCTACGACACCTATGGCAGCTACCACTGGCTCTATATCGCCTCGGCTGCTGTTGGTGTTGGCGCAGCTCTGCTGGCTCTGGTGTTCCCGCCTAAATCAACCAATGACGATTTGGCAACGCCGCAACCGGCCTGA
- a CDS encoding 5'-methylthioadenosine/S-adenosylhomocysteine nucleosidase (Enables the cleavage of the glycosidic bond in both 5'-methylthioadenosine and S-adenosylhomocysteine) encodes MTILYLMAAPAEYGPHLQKRISPVMIGIGPVEAAVGTMRALAERATNLPTLVVSLGSAGSQRLNQCEVYQATSVAYRDMDATALGFEKGLTPLADIPITMPLAPHVPGLKPATLSTGANVVSGAAYDRVAEDMVDMETFAVLRACQSFSVPLIALRGISDGKSDVTELAHWTQYLHIVDEKLAEAVDIIQAYWANRA; translated from the coding sequence ATGACTATTCTCTATCTCATGGCCGCGCCTGCAGAATATGGCCCACACCTGCAAAAGCGTATTTCACCTGTCATGATCGGCATTGGTCCGGTCGAGGCGGCCGTGGGCACCATGCGTGCTCTCGCCGAACGCGCGACCAATCTTCCGACGCTGGTCGTTTCTTTGGGCTCTGCCGGGTCGCAGCGCCTTAATCAATGTGAAGTGTATCAAGCGACCTCGGTCGCTTATCGCGATATGGACGCCACAGCGCTAGGCTTTGAAAAGGGCCTAACACCCCTCGCCGATATCCCGATCACCATGCCCTTGGCACCACACGTGCCGGGCCTGAAGCCCGCCACGCTTTCGACAGGGGCAAATGTTGTGTCGGGTGCCGCTTATGACCGCGTAGCTGAAGATATGGTCGATATGGAGACCTTCGCCGTCCTGCGAGCTTGCCAGAGTTTTAGCGTGCCGCTGATCGCCTTGCGCGGCATCTCAGATGGCAAGTCAGACGTCACCGAACTCGCTCACTGGACGCAATATCTCCATATCGTAGACGAGAAACTGGCCGAGGCCGTCGATATCATCCAGGCCTATTGGGCCAACCGCGCCTAG